The Eublepharis macularius isolate TG4126 chromosome 7, MPM_Emac_v1.0, whole genome shotgun sequence sequence TGACAAAGAATGAAGAATATCATTGTAAAATGTAATTATATTTTGAGAATAAATTGATTCTTGAAACTACTTTCCTTTCAATTTTCTATTGCATGAATGTATTTGAAATGCATTACCACTTCAGCAGATGTTTAGAATCAAACTTAATAGGCATAAACTTTTGGTAAATAACTGCAAAGCTTTGAGCCAGCCTTCTGCATACCTTGCCTAGTTAATTACCTGGGCTTTTTTATGTTTACATGCAGTGAGAGTATCTCCAGCTATAAACTACATAATTTATAATTGATGTAAATGGTTGTTATTATGTCAATTAAGCAGCTGCGTTCTCCACCTTCTCACTAAATAGAAAGAGTGATAAACTGAGTTTACAGGGAGATACCTACTTTTCTTTGGGAGGGATAAAATAAATTACCTAGGTAGACCAGGCTGTCCAATTGTTCTCTGGTGAGTCGGATATTGCATCCAGGTCTTCTCTCTTGACCTGTTGACTGCAGCAAATGGTCAATTTCGTCACGCACCACTGCAAGAGCTTCTGGGTGCCGCAAAAGATAATACACAGCCCAGAATGTAGCTGGAATCGTGTTTCCCACAGAGGCCCACATGAAGGCAAAATGATGTGCTGGGAGAAAATAAGTGAAAAGGAAGATTAATAGCGTTTATTACACTGATTAGATTTGCAGTGTGCTAATTAAAAGATGTTAGGACACAGACCCAGCCAAGGATCAGTGAATGCTAATGAGGACCAATAGGCTTCTGAAGTCTAATTTTCTGCTTAATGAGAATAGTTTGAAATGTAATTTCAAGGTGGGGGTGAAATAAAAGGAGGAAATGCAGCTCAGTTATAATCTCTCTCATTATCACCATTAAATATCTTGTTTTACCACCTcagccaaaaaaagagagagaaaatcaatTATCATACAGGGTTGTTTCAGAGTAAAACATTTTATCATTAGCCAATtagaaaaaacattaaaaatgttcAAGGTCGCCATTTTGCCATTTTATTTCAAAGGTCTCTAGTAAATTATCTGATTCTAGACAAGCAATCATTCAAAAGTTTGCTACCTGCTTTGTCATAATCACTGAGCACCTCGTATCTCTCAAACACCTCTTTTCTGGCTTCAATCAGTTCAGAAACTCCCAACCATTTTGCAGTGCTGGTAGGTAAAAAAACATGGATGAGTTCCTTCCGGATCCTCTTGGTGGCTCCTAACAGTTCAATTGGAATATTTGCAGCTAAATAGGAAAAGTTGGCatcaaacttgataaaatttTCTTCAATGGCACCAATAACATTGTGGCCATCTGCACTAGGATCTCTTCCATACAGTGTTATAAAACTGGCTTCGAACATTACAGAGCAGCAGAACTTGTATAGTTTTCCCACTTTCCAGTCTGTTGTTTGAGAGAACTGCCTTTTAAATATCCATTGAAGGTTTGTCATCATGTTGTCAGAGAGTGTATCCAATGGTTTGCCTAAAAGGTACTGGTAATTCCTATGCACATTTTCATTTAGGTCTGGGAAATCCTCTTTTAATACAGATGGATAGTCAAATGTTCGAGATGCCAAGGAATCAGCAaattctttaaattccaaatacttGCTGTTTTTGGTCACAAAACCATATAGCAGTGGATTCATTATAAACGTAATATATCTgcctgaaggaagaaaaaaaaggaagaaaaaataatgTGGTTATACTCAACATGGTTTTTAATTCATTTGAATGTGAGTCCACTTTTTTCCCTAGAAAGCTCATATAATGTACATGGTTCCCCTTCTAATTTTACTCTGACAAACTTGTCAGATAGGTTGGTTTAAGAGATGGTGGGTTTCATGGCAGAGCTAGGATTTAGATAGGGGACTCTGCAGTCTGAGTCTGATGTTCTATCTACTACATTACATTGGCTATCTTGGAAGAGCTATTGAAGCTAATAGTTCCTAATGGTTAATGCCACATAGTAAGTCTTGAGGGGCCACTGCATTATCTTTCAGACCGAGAAGTGAGATGTTTTGCAAGTATTCAGCTAAAAGATAGGCCCAATACCCTAAAGTTAACACAACCCAATTCATATAAATATGTATTTGTAATCTGACCTGTAACATGGATTGCACCCAATGACATCACATAGTGAATGAATAAAGGATTGTATTCCAAGTTATCATTGTTCATTAGGTTCAATACAGTAAGTTGCTTTGCTTATGACAGGCAGAAACATGAAACTATCCATTAATTTCATTCAAAGGGCACACAGTGTTAATGGATATTGAGGAAAGAGAAAACTGTATGTCTGAATGAATAAAAAGCTAAACCTCTCTCTCAAATATACTAGCTTCCTGTAGGCAGCAAGTTTTCTCACTATGTAGATGGGTTGTCAACCACCTATACCCAGTTACCAGTTCAGTTCCGCTAAAGTACTTCTATTAAAACCAACATATTACAATTGTGTTGGATCCAAAGATGCACTTTTAGTTACAGAAGGTGCCTTCCAATCATTGAAGGGCTGTTTTACACTTCATATTGGAGAGacatataataaaaaataaaactaaatacAAAGAAGTTGTACCAGAGCTTTGCTCAAAACCTTGTGCAACATCTTGTTGAAACTGAAGTGTGAGCACAACTATGGAAAAGACCTTTAGAATTCAACAGAGTGTGAACTCTCTTGTGCATGTGTTTATGGATCAGTGCTAGCAGCTATGTACAATGAGGAAAACACATGGTTCTCCAGACATAATCCATACTGTTCCGGAGGACTAATTCAACATGGTTTCACATTCTTTATTTTCCTTGGCTTTGGTCTATCAATGGCCTAAATCTGTTAACGGAGAGAAACTTTTACTACCTGTAGTACAATGAAGGTGGCTATTTTACACTACCTGTAGTACAATGAAGGTGGCTATTTTAACACTATTCAGGTTCCATTATATTTAAGTGTCACATACAGAGACAGGACTGTTTATATCTGTTGTTCCTGGTAATAATTAATGGATGAAATACAGGATGTCCATACAAAACCTTTACAACTTTGAATCATGAAACTTTTACAACTCTGAATCACAATAAATATTGAATAAAAACACTGATAGTAATGAAGTTTGCTTTATTGGATAAATAATATGCagaagtttattttaaaatttatttttacgTGCAGTTATTCAAATTTCACTTCCACATAAGCCTCCCTTGTTATCTTGAGGATATCAAATCAATATGATAACTCCAACTTCTCTTAATGTCACATTCCATCTCTTGTACAACATGAGGTTTTTCAGATTCCTAGAACACATTTTTTGCTGTAATAAACTTTCTAAGTTGCTTTAACATATGTAAGAAACCACATTACATCATGTGACCCCATTCAGAAATTGTACTTAAAGTTGTAAAAGTTTCAGGTGGACACTCAGTCTTTGTATGGCCTTAAGATACTTGCTATAGCGTTTATCCACAATAATATCTGTAAAAGAGAGCTACTTCTTTCTAACTGATGAAAAAATCATCAGTATATCATTATCATATATTAAACAATATATATTgattaatatatattatatatgtaaGCTTAAGTCTTCACCAAATAATTTTTGAACACACAGTCTCCTGTATTGTGTCTAGATCAATTGTCCTCTTTCTCTAATAGGTCCCTATTGTATACAGTATGCACAATGGCACCTACTGCCACTGTCAAAGTGCTGAAGGTGAGTCTTGGATAATTCAAATTTGTTTTTTACTGCCTGGACTGGAAACCATCACACACACCaatctccctccctgcctccaaacaaacaaacacacaggaACTCTGGTTAAATGACTGGGCTTAGTCTGTTAAAATGGGTTTTACCCACTTCAGAATATGAAATAAAATTTTCCTCACTGGATCCTTATTTATGATAAAGGCTCCTTTACAAAATAGACAAATTAAATTCAAGAGATCAAGTAGTCATTCAAGAGCACAAAATCTTAGTTATTTTACTTCCTGCCAGTCCCATGTTACAACTTAATATTCACTATTATTTCTACGGCTGGGATTGTTAAACTTTTATATAcacttaggtttttaaaaaatctatcttAGTTTTCTATTCTGGAGCACAGCAAAGCTCCCACTTTAAGGGTGCAGGGGATATCTGCAGCATCAGAGGAATGCCTGCTGCTTTTTACCATTTTTCTGTAACATTCATGCCATTGCCCTGTCCTAAATTGTACTATTTCTTCAAAATGCAATCAATCATCATGCTCAAGACTCCCCTACCAAAATAATAGTTGTAAACACTCAGGTTTccttttttccatttctgcatTAGGTATGAGCAAAGCAACGCTCAGTCCACCATccatgagaagaagaaaaaagtcttAAATAGTTCCTTCTAACCACACTGTGAAGAGAATGTCTTCCTACAGCATCCTTTCTTTAAACCCAAGGCTACCCCTCTAATTTGTACTACACCACAAGAAAAGATTAAAGTACCCCGAACCAAGaacaatggaaaagagcaagagtccagtagcacctataagactaacaacatttgtgaatcgcagcttacttcttcagatacaatgggTTTACCTTACTTCTGATTTTTAATCAAACTAAGGTGATTGACATCGAAAATGATAACATTTAAAGTTTACACAAAGGAAAGGAGAATGGGGAAAGGAAAGCTTTCATAGGTAATCTCTAGCTATTTTAATGTTTAAACATAAAAATTAATTTCTGCAAGGACTGCAAATTTACTAATTTTGACGTATGAATGGCAACAGCACTCTTTCAAACATAAGCTTCACATGTCTAGAGTTTGTAGATATTTGCACTCTACCTTTTCTCCTGGCTCGAAGTGGCTTACAGGTATTCATTAAAACGttacagattaaaaccaaataaaacaaaacctcCAAATACACCCCCTCCAAAGATGCCTGCTGTTCATACCCCATCAAAAGTACTGCCAATAAAAGAGAACTATCTTCAAGTTTTGCCCCAAACTGTTTGGACTATTTTTGAATACATTTGTTCCTGGCTTCAGCCCAATCATTTACAATGAAATCATCTTGAAAGCACTTTTCGCTGTAGGCATCAAAGTTgtgaccaaaagactgaaaataCTACATTCTGCGCCGGTATTTAACAAGCTGATTTTGAATGCTATTAACCTGAAGATGTCAGCTAGCTTCCCAACTTTGAGCACTCAGGGTAAACAAtttaagatttctttaaaaattaattaatattaatttaaACCATCTGCCCACCATCTGCTATTTTCAGATAAAAAATATGAGCTGCTTTCTTTGTGAACTTCACTCCAAGATTTTGAAAAGCATTTCCCAAttcttatatatttaaatatcaaCATAACTCAAAGCAAGCCATCCTTCAGACATAGATAACTCATCTACAACACTTTTGTTTAGGAATAAGATCTCAAAAGTGTCTAAAATAAACTATATTGATCCTAGAAATCTACTGGTTgtgtttccaaataaataaatttagaattgcactgttttaaaatatgttcattttatgctatcagattttttaaaaatggagcttTACTCAGAACAGTCCCAGCAAAGACAGTGTCAGACTGCAACACTTTTATTCATCTGATTATTTTTGGTTAATATATGATGAAAGCAAAACTTTACTTTGCAAAGTCACTGCTTTCAAGCCCTAATCAACACAATGAAAGAGTTAAAAAGGCAATACAGAATTCTAATACAAAAAATACTACCTGCATGTTGAATCAAattatattaattaaaaaaaccaacaTGCATAACTGGCAATAAAATTTGATTCCTAATCAAATGCAACccattgaaaggggggggggggaatcagcagaATCCTATTTGTTTTCTTGGAAGTAAGCACCATAGAGTTCAATCCTTATCTTTATGTAAGTGTGCAATGGGATCACAGCATCTTAGATTCTGAAAAATTATGTCAACCCTTGTACACAAGGGTAGCAACCCTTGTACACAAGGAAGAGCCAAGTAGCCAAATTCATATTATAAATGTACTACATGATTGGAATCCCTATACATTCTTGCTTGGAAATAAACCCCACTGAACACAGTGAAACTGAATAATGATTATGTCTAACTATGTATATGACAAATTGATTTCAAAATAGATTATTTCTAGATAAGGATTTAGGTCAAAGTCAATGCTATATGCTACAAAACATATTTGTTTATACTTTAGCAACTGTCCCACCAGTCAAATAATTTCCTCCAACATTTAATCCCAGGAGAAGTTACTGACAAGGCCTGCAGAATtcaaaaaagtaaataaaacatACTATTTGTTTCCTTTGCAGATCTTTCCTGCATGGTACTCAAGATTGCAGCCAATGCATTTAGGACAATGAAATAAGTGTAGTGCTTTGTTCACCTCAAAGTACTGGCCATTCTGCTTTGTATTGTAGAGCCGAAACAGATGTGATGAGTTACCTCAactcaacctgggtttccttgcctcagggtttgatgggaagtataggcatccttgcaggtgcatcactgcatttctccttcccctgtttgcgtggcccggagctacgtagccgcacgtgctctgccccccccccccgtcgcactgagcatcacttcatctcccccccctccttgtcTGGCCCAGTCCCTGCAGTTCTGGGAtgcgcggcttctggtgggggccgggtgagtgagggggagatgcagcatactccgggagcctttcctcccgctctcccggtgcagcccagtgtcgctctgtgggggctgggccaggtgaggggggagttgcctccccccgtcgcactgagcatcacttcatctcccccccccctcgcctggcccagcccccacagagcgacaccgggagagcgggaggaaaggctcccggagcatgctgcatctccccctcactcgcccggcccccaccagaagctgAGCAGCCCAGAACtccggggactgggccagacaaggagggggggagacgaagtgacgctcagtgcgacgggggggggggaggcagagcacgtgcggctatgtagctccgggccacgcaagcaggggaaggagaaatgcagcgatgcacctgcaaggacacctacacttcccgtcaaaccttgaggcaaggaaacccaggttgaattgaggtaactcgtcacgtttGTTTCGGGTCATAGATTTTAGCAGCCATTCTACCAGCATCATGAAAGAAAATCCTCCTCGGCAATTGATATCTACAAACTACATTGTAGCTTGTCTTAACGATTATGCAGagtaattttattatttattaaaaacctTTCTGTGTCACCTGGCCACAATAACAATCATTATACCATAACACATAACAATAATTATAAAACTTATTGCCATCAACAGAAACACAAGTAACTAtcaactgcaacaccttttttcTTGGCTGAGAGAGACCCTTTAGTCAATCTACAGCCAAAGACTTCTGACAAATCCTACATTTTTTATTCAACCAGTCAAAAGCAAATTCCTCCCACTTCCAAACTCAGTCAAATGCTCACCCAGCCAAATTTCATTCAGAAAAGCCTTTGAAGGAGTTTTACTTTGTGCCTCAAACTCCAAAAGTCAAGCAATTGCTGCAAGCCCATGACTCAGAGCTTCCACCTGGCCAGGTGAGGGAGTGAATTTCTGTATCTGCCCAGGAGTGCCTGGGATCAGACCAGTCCTTCTAAAAGCAGCGTGCTTTCTGTACTGTATCCATTTACAACAGGTTCTCAGTGACAGTTCAATGATGTTCTTCTTACAAGTCTCGTAATGTCTGCTAATGATGAAATCCTTATttctgtgagcagggcttttttctgggaaaagaggtggtggaactcagtgggttgccctcggagaaaatggtcacatggctggtggccccgccccctgatctccagacagaggggagtttagattgctctctgtgctgcttggcagcggagggcaatctaaactcccctctgtctggagatcggggggggggggcagggccaccagccatgtgactattttcaagaggttccggaactccgttccacagcgttcctgctgaaaaaaagccgtttaTGAGATATGAAGAGACATGGTCTACATGGGAGCCATGTGAACTCTCTTGACTACCTAACAAGAAGAGTCTGTTTAGTTGCATGAAAACAGTAAAAAAACCTCAAAAACACAATGACCAAAAAAACCTTGGCATTTTCTTCCTGTTTATTAATAACACTGCTGATCTGCTTCCAATCCTTTGACTTCTGTTATAACTCCTGTTATGATTGTTAGACCTCTGTTTGCTCTGCATTCTGTCTTTATAGCTGAGAGTTGATAGATACAGAAAATTACTGACTACATGACAATCCAACAGTCCTGGAAGCAGTCAGTATGGTAACACATTGACTCAGAAGTAAATCATACTGAAACCACTGGGATTTGCTTtcaaattcctgtggaagacaacAGTGTAAAGTGGTTTATATTAATTTGTCTTCTCTTAACGGGCTTATGAACTGCAGCATAACTGACTACTGCACCAGCAATTAAATCATTACAATGCTTGTAGCAGCGGCACATTGTTACAAAACATGTTATTACACAGGTCACCAAAAGCTACAATTTGAATTTTTTGGTACTACTTATTTCAAGTTAGAACTGGGGTCTGGAAGGGAACAATGTGCTTGTTAAGGAAGTAAAGAACAGACTAGCTTTTCATATAATATGCAATAACTTCACTACAAATACTGCATCTCATAAAAGAGACACTAGTACAGGTAAGCTTATACCACAATAATGTTATAGTCTTTCAACATCCACAGAACATTTGGTCAATTTTCTTATTGGAGAAGAAGACATTTAACCTTTGGAAATATTTCAGAATATTTGCACAGAATCAG is a genomic window containing:
- the LOC129333204 gene encoding cytochrome P450 7B1 isoform X2 gives rise to the protein MNPLLYGFVTKNSKYLEFKEFADSLASRTFDYPSVLKEDFPDLNENVHRNYQYLLGKPLDTLSDNMMTNLQWIFKRQFSQTTDWKVGKLYKFCCSVMFEASFITLYGRDPSADGHNVIGAIEENFIKFDANFSYLAANIPIELLGATKRIRKELIHVFLPTSTAKWLGVSELIEARKEVFERYEVLSDYDKAAHHFAFMWASVGNTIPATFWAVYYLLRHPEALAVVRDEIDHLLQSTGQERRPGCNIRLTREQLDSLVYLESAINESLRMCSVSMNIRIAQEDFIFKLEGNQEVSLRKGDWVAIYPPVLHMDPEVYEDPKEYKVDRYVENGKKRTTFQKQGKKLKYFLMPFGSGSSKCPGRFFAVNEMKLFVILLLVYFDVEIREEKQIGVEKNRLGLGIALPDSDISFSYKLRP
- the LOC129333204 gene encoding cytochrome P450 7B1 isoform X1 yields the protein MGLLDIFGLALATALALWALWALRRRRRRTGEPPLVNGWIPFLGKALDFRKDPSKFLLSLQQKYGDIFTVHIAGRYITFIMNPLLYGFVTKNSKYLEFKEFADSLASRTFDYPSVLKEDFPDLNENVHRNYQYLLGKPLDTLSDNMMTNLQWIFKRQFSQTTDWKVGKLYKFCCSVMFEASFITLYGRDPSADGHNVIGAIEENFIKFDANFSYLAANIPIELLGATKRIRKELIHVFLPTSTAKWLGVSELIEARKEVFERYEVLSDYDKAAHHFAFMWASVGNTIPATFWAVYYLLRHPEALAVVRDEIDHLLQSTGQERRPGCNIRLTREQLDSLVYLESAINESLRMCSVSMNIRIAQEDFIFKLEGNQEVSLRKGDWVAIYPPVLHMDPEVYEDPKEYKVDRYVENGKKRTTFQKQGKKLKYFLMPFGSGSSKCPGRFFAVNEMKLFVILLLVYFDVEIREEKQIGVEKNRLGLGIALPDSDISFSYKLRP